From a single Micromonospora carbonacea genomic region:
- a CDS encoding sensor histidine kinase — protein sequence MNTRDWPIRSKLTALVVAPVSALLALWIFATTLAFGPALDLLSAGTLLYDFGRPGETVVAELQRERRLTVVQLAGAAELPELAEQRRRTDVAVAELRRRVNGERLRDAAGDLLDARLDRLLGALDALPAGRGFIDRREVDRTGAIGLYSGMVGAAFQAFTALAALPDNDLNRQALALTALGRSRELLGQADALLAGVLVTGRYAPGEHTQLVQVIGNQRFLTETAVADLPADDRAAYQRLAESEAFVRLRTLQDELVRADPGRTPQLDARAWETSQEAVQRGLRDFELTQADAIADRTVPVAVGILARLGVAGVLGLAAIVASVLVSLRVGRSLARRLTAVRDAALEMAERRLPDVVTRLRRGEDVDVAREAPLLQHGEDEIGQVGRAFTEVGRTAVRSAVDEVTLRRGLNEVFLNIARRSQGLVHRQLALLDRMERRVEDPDELAELFRVDHLATRLRRHAEDLVILAGAAPGRGWRNPVAMVDLVRGAISEVEAYDRVDIADMQPAATVGRAVGDLIHLLAELIENATVFSPPGTRVAVRGQSLPNGYAVEIVDQGLGMAASALEEANRRLATPPEFDPADSARLGLFVVARLAARHGIRVQLRPAAQGGVTAVVLIPHGLVTSEPPPGPAGRRAAQGAADDRRMAKVTRLNTLPRPRSARITRERGDSSTAVVPLVPSRSVPADPGDGDGLPRRVRRRGPTTRPRPTAQDAPTPRAPEEARRLMSALQAGTARGRRDGVAGAAADGGDAAGGDPPGAGPGPAPAPAAPTAAVPHPTAAGATPEPDVPAAPPQPTTATERDA from the coding sequence ATGAACACCCGCGACTGGCCGATCCGCTCGAAGCTGACGGCCCTGGTCGTAGCGCCGGTCAGCGCGCTGCTGGCCCTGTGGATCTTCGCCACCACGCTCGCCTTCGGTCCCGCCCTGGACCTGCTCTCCGCGGGCACCCTCCTCTACGACTTCGGCCGGCCCGGTGAGACGGTCGTCGCCGAGCTGCAACGCGAGCGCCGGCTGACCGTGGTGCAGCTCGCCGGCGCCGCCGAGTTGCCGGAGCTGGCCGAGCAGCGGCGGCGCACCGACGTCGCGGTCGCCGAACTGCGTCGCCGGGTCAACGGCGAGCGCCTGCGGGACGCCGCCGGCGACCTGCTCGACGCCCGGCTCGACCGGCTGCTCGGCGCGCTGGACGCGCTGCCCGCCGGCCGGGGTTTCATCGACCGCCGCGAGGTGGACCGGACGGGCGCGATCGGGCTCTACAGCGGCATGGTGGGCGCGGCCTTCCAGGCGTTCACCGCGCTGGCCGCCCTGCCCGACAACGACCTCAACCGGCAGGCGCTGGCGCTGACCGCGCTCGGCCGGTCCCGGGAGCTGCTCGGGCAGGCCGACGCGCTGCTCGCCGGGGTGCTGGTCACCGGGCGCTACGCCCCGGGCGAGCACACCCAGCTCGTCCAGGTCATCGGCAACCAGCGCTTCCTGACCGAGACGGCGGTCGCCGACCTACCGGCGGACGACCGGGCGGCCTACCAGCGGCTCGCCGAGAGCGAGGCGTTCGTCCGGCTGCGCACCCTCCAGGACGAGCTGGTACGGGCCGATCCCGGCCGGACGCCGCAGCTCGACGCCCGGGCCTGGGAGACCAGCCAGGAGGCGGTCCAACGGGGACTGCGCGACTTCGAGCTCACCCAGGCCGACGCGATCGCCGACCGGACGGTGCCGGTGGCGGTCGGCATCCTGGCCCGGCTCGGCGTCGCCGGGGTGCTCGGGCTCGCCGCGATCGTGGCGTCGGTGCTGGTGTCGCTGCGGGTCGGCCGGTCGCTGGCGCGCCGGCTCACCGCCGTGCGCGACGCGGCGCTGGAGATGGCCGAGCGCCGGCTGCCGGACGTGGTCACCCGGCTGCGTCGCGGCGAGGACGTCGACGTGGCCCGGGAAGCCCCGCTGCTGCAACACGGCGAGGACGAGATTGGCCAGGTGGGGCGCGCGTTCACCGAGGTGGGCCGGACGGCCGTCCGGTCCGCGGTGGACGAGGTGACCCTCCGGCGCGGGCTCAACGAGGTCTTCCTCAACATCGCCCGGCGCAGTCAGGGGCTGGTGCACCGGCAGCTCGCCCTGCTCGACCGGATGGAGCGCCGGGTCGAGGACCCGGATGAGCTGGCCGAGCTGTTCCGGGTGGACCACCTGGCGACCCGGCTGCGCCGGCACGCCGAGGACCTGGTGATCCTCGCCGGGGCCGCGCCGGGCCGGGGCTGGCGCAACCCGGTCGCGATGGTCGACCTGGTGCGGGGCGCGATCTCCGAGGTGGAGGCGTACGACCGGGTCGACATCGCCGACATGCAGCCGGCCGCCACCGTCGGCCGGGCCGTGGGCGACCTCATCCACCTGCTGGCCGAGCTGATCGAGAACGCCACCGTGTTCTCCCCGCCCGGCACCCGCGTCGCGGTGCGGGGGCAGAGCCTGCCCAACGGGTACGCCGTGGAGATCGTCGACCAGGGCCTCGGCATGGCCGCATCGGCACTGGAGGAGGCCAACCGCAGGCTGGCGACGCCGCCGGAGTTCGACCCGGCCGACAGCGCCCGGCTCGGGCTGTTCGTGGTCGCCCGGCTCGCCGCGCGGCACGGCATCCGGGTGCAGCTGCGGCCGGCCGCCCAGGGCGGGGTCACCGCCGTGGTGCTGATCCCGCACGGCCTGGTGACCAGCGAGCCGCCGCCCGGCCCGGCCGGCAGGCGGGCGGCGCAGGGCGCGGCCGACGACCGGCGGATGGCCAAGGTGACCCGGCTCAACACGCTGCCCCGGCCCCGCTCGGCCCGGATCACCCGGGAACGCGGCGACTCGTCGACGGCCGTGGTCCCGCTGGTGCCCAGCCGCTCCGTGCCGGCCGACCCGGGCGACGGCGACGGCCTGCCCCGGCGGGTGCGCCGGCGCGGCCCCACCACCCGCCCCCGGCCGACGGCCCAGGACGCCCCGACCCCCCGCGCCCCGGAGGAGGCCCGGCGGCTGATGTCCGCGCTCCAGGCCGGCACCGCCCGGGGCCGCCGGGACGGCGTGGCCGGCGCGGCCGCGGACGGCGGCGACGCCGCCGGGGGCGACCCCCCGGGGGCTGGCCCCGGCCCGGCCCCGGCCCCCGCCGCCCCGACCGCCGCCGTTCCCCACCCGACCGCCGCCGGCGCGACACCGGAACCGGACGTCCCGGCGGCGCCCCCGCAACCCACGACCGCAACTGAGAGGGACGCCTAG
- a CDS encoding roadblock/LC7 domain-containing protein, with protein MVHRTKPNVDLDWLLDELVERLPAAREAVVLSADGLLLGASAELDRTAAEHLCALASGFSSLAKGASRHLAAGGVRQTVVEMESAYLFVTAAGQGACLAVVAEADADIGLVAYEMAMLVIRVGENLTAPVRSSSGGADAG; from the coding sequence GTGGTGCACAGGACGAAGCCGAACGTCGATCTCGACTGGTTGCTCGACGAGCTGGTGGAACGCCTACCGGCCGCCCGTGAGGCGGTGGTGCTCTCGGCGGACGGCCTCCTGCTCGGCGCGTCCGCCGAGCTCGACCGGACCGCCGCCGAGCACCTCTGCGCCCTGGCCTCCGGTTTCTCCAGCCTGGCCAAGGGCGCCAGCCGGCACCTCGCCGCCGGCGGGGTGCGGCAGACGGTGGTGGAGATGGAGTCGGCGTACCTCTTCGTCACCGCCGCCGGCCAGGGCGCGTGCCTCGCGGTCGTCGCCGAGGCCGACGCGGACATCGGCCTGGTGGCGTACGAGATGGCGATGCTGGTGATCCGGGTGGGCGAGAACCTGACGGCCCCGGTCCGGTCCTCCTCGGGTGGGGCCGATGCGGGCTGA
- a CDS encoding DUF742 domain-containing protein: protein MRAESPGPQHEWLDGDAGPVVRPYTLTGGRVRPPVGLDLVAFVLAGRGVDPAAHPRLHPEHRRLVELARRPVPVAELAVELDLAVGVVRVLVGDLLARGLVSVHEPAGTAFLPDDNILKAVVNGLRAL, encoded by the coding sequence ATGCGGGCTGAGTCCCCGGGGCCGCAGCACGAGTGGCTGGACGGCGACGCGGGCCCGGTCGTCCGCCCGTACACCCTGACCGGCGGGCGGGTCCGGCCGCCGGTCGGCCTCGACCTGGTGGCGTTCGTGCTCGCCGGCCGGGGCGTGGACCCGGCGGCCCACCCGCGGCTGCACCCGGAGCACCGCCGCCTGGTGGAGCTGGCCCGGCGGCCGGTCCCGGTCGCCGAGCTGGCCGTCGAGCTGGACCTCGCGGTGGGGGTGGTCCGGGTGCTCGTCGGCGACCTGCTCGCCCGTGGCCTGGTCTCGGTGCACGAGCCGGCCGGCACCGCGTTCCTACCCGACGACAACATCCTCAAGGCGGTGGTCAATGGACTCCGTGCGCTATGA
- a CDS encoding GTP-binding protein, with protein sequence MDSVRYDRGGSGVRIPLALKILIAGGFGAGKTTLVSALSEVRPLQTEEVLTGAGIGVDDLSGVEGKSTTTVAMDFGRITINEDLQVYLFGTPGQDRFWFLWDELAFGALGAVVLADTRRLADCFPSIDYFEQRNIPFVVGVNCFDDGRRFSLDSVRHALDLDPGVPLLFCDARDRQSGKLVLISLVEHVARQRGEPVPA encoded by the coding sequence ATGGACTCCGTGCGCTATGACCGGGGCGGGTCCGGGGTGCGGATCCCGCTGGCCCTGAAGATCCTCATCGCGGGCGGCTTCGGCGCCGGCAAGACGACGCTGGTGAGCGCGCTGAGCGAGGTCCGGCCGTTGCAGACCGAGGAGGTCCTCACCGGCGCCGGGATCGGCGTGGACGACCTCTCGGGGGTGGAGGGCAAGTCCACCACCACGGTGGCCATGGACTTCGGCCGGATCACCATCAACGAGGACCTCCAGGTCTATCTGTTCGGCACCCCGGGCCAGGACCGGTTCTGGTTCCTCTGGGACGAGCTGGCCTTCGGGGCGCTCGGCGCGGTGGTGCTCGCCGACACCCGCCGGCTGGCCGACTGCTTCCCGTCGATCGACTACTTCGAGCAGCGGAACATCCCGTTCGTGGTCGGGGTGAACTGCTTCGACGACGGCCGCCGGTTCAGCCTGGACTCCGTACGGCACGCGCTGGACCTCGACCCGGGCGTGCCGTTGCTGTTCTGCGACGCCCGGGACCGCCAGTCCGGCAAGCTGGTGCTGATCTCCCTGGTCGAGCACGTCGCCAGGCAGCGCGGCGAGCCGGTGCCGGCCTGA